A stretch of the Lolium perenne isolate Kyuss_39 chromosome 3, Kyuss_2.0, whole genome shotgun sequence genome encodes the following:
- the LOC139838298 gene encoding uncharacterized protein, whose protein sequence is MWYAPIIPWLKRLFRNKEHAKLLRWYKEDRKSDGELRHPADGTQWRKIDREFKDFAADARNLRFGLSTDGMNPFGEQSSSHSTWPVTLCIYNLPPWLCMKRKFIMMPVLIQGPKQPGNDIDVYLRPLVDELLQLWGRPGLRVWDEHKEEEFDLRALLFVTINDWPALSNLSGQTNKEYNACTHCLHETESIYLANCKKNVYLGHRRFLPRHHNLRKKGKHFNGKADHRPKPTERTGADVFDMVKDLKVIFGKGPGGQSVPQGVDGHAPMWKKKSIFWELEYWKILDVRSAIDVMHVTTNICVKLLSFLGVYGKKNDTKEARQDQQHLKDPEDRHPERPTATKALSARERKAQRKKALVVVGLTNRD, encoded by the coding sequence atgtggtatgctcctataataccatggttgaaacgtctgttcaggaacaaagagcatgccaagttgttaagatggtacaaagaagaccgtaagtcggacggggagttgagacaccccgctgatggaacgcaatggagaaagatcgacagagagttcaaagattttgcagctgacgcaaggaacttaagatttggtctaagtacagatggcatgaatccttttggcgagcagagctccagccatagcacctggcccgtgactctatgcatctacaaccttcctccttggttgtgcatgaagcggaagttcattatgatgccagtgctcatccaaggtccgaagcaacccggcaacgacatcgatgtgtacctaaggccattagttgatgaacttttacagttgtggggcagacctggtctacgtgtgtgggatgagcacaaagaagaggaatttgacctacgagcgttgcttttcgtaaccatcaatgattggcctgcacttagtaacctttcgggacagacaaataaggaatacaatgcatgcacgcactgcttacatgagactgaaagtatatatttggctaattgtaagaagaatgtgtacctagggcatcgtcgatttcttccccgACATCACAacttaagaaagaaaggcaagcatttcaacggcaaggcagatcaccggccgaagcctacggaacgtactggtgctgatgtatttgatatggtcaaggatttgaaagtcatctttggaaagggtcctggaggacaatcagttccgcagggagttgacgggcacgcacccatgtggaagaagaaatctatattttgggagctagaatattggaaaatcctagatgtccgctctgcaatcgacgtgatgcatgttacgacgaATATTTGCGTGAAGCTGCTAAGCTTCTTGGGTGTGTATGGGAAgaaaaatgatacaaaggaagcacggcaggaccagcaacatttgaaagacccagaagaccggcatccggaacg
- the LOC127340501 gene encoding uncharacterized protein, with the protein MVFTLYCNSSASRMTLCQHSGLNISSFASHLSVSDVPMNPAQRKRYRDRDRYLGMTPIQREAYLQRNREYKRAKRDNNASGSSAKFITGQTNIQSNMCHPDNGPRGTVSQSGVYASSTSLEYQAADIALKNCSQRKRQRGTSWYSHLKPEQREAYLQRNREYKKRRKSQLAGCSNPHDKTDWAGCSNRKNRAGQTDSLLSQHTYMEVHDHMVSESEDAIYVPVNIFPANQGNISENGDDMTLEYGQTQDMLEGDDEDDESYIFCGRGSEYASYQEPSREIHETQADPYDHIYQNLPSGNHVLDAVPNCNHCGAKRFQYEKPTFCCMGGRVMIVTPSVPDELRRLYTSEDPEAKFFQDNIRYFNSHFSFTSLGVMLDQRYCNKRSGVYTFRAQGQMYHGIDQLVPTGDGPKHLQLYFYDTDLDLQHRFRHSPNLDRVLIRKLTHILSHNNPYAQAFQSLGSVSNLDEYRIELNTDICLDQRVYNAPTTSQVAAIWVEGNNPQGHFERSIIVYGKSDKPQYIKAYQGCYDPLSYPLFFPNGEVGWNLNIPKVGKNATLKSHQVNDLDEEGK; encoded by the exons ATGGTGTTCACACTTTATTGCAACTCCTCGGCGTCCCGCATGACTCTGTGTCAACATTCCGGTCTGAATATCAGCTCATTTGCTTCACATTTATCAGTGTCAG ATGTACCGATGAATCCTGCACAGCGTAAGCGTTATCGTGACCGGGATAGATACTTGGGAATGACACCAATTCAAAGAGAAGCTTATTTACAGAGGAATCGTGAGTACAAACGAGCTAAACGAGATAACAATGCAAGTGGTAGTAGTGCAAAGTTTATAACTGGGCAAACAAATATCCAGTCAAATATGTGCCACCCAGATAATGGACCTCGCGGCACAGTTAGTCAGTCTGGAGTATATGCATCTTCTACTTCTCTTGAATATCAAGCTGCAGATATTGCATTGAAAAATTGCAGTCAACGTAAGCGGCAACGTGGCACTAGCTGGTACTCACACTTGAAACCTGAACAAAGAGAAGCATACTTACAAAGGAATCGTGAGTATAAGAAAAGAAGAAAGTCTCAGTTAGCAGGTTGTAGTAATCCACACGATAAGACTGATTGGGCAGGTTGCAGTAATAGAAAAAATAGAGCTGGACAAACTGACAGCTTGCTTAGTCAACATACTTATATGGAAGTTCATGACCATATGGTTTCTGAATCTGAAGATGCAATCTACGTCCCAGTGAATATTTTTCCTGCTAACCAAG GTAATATCAGTGAAAATGGAGATGACATGACACTTGAATATGGGCAAACCCAGGACATGCTTGAaggcgatgatgaagatgatgagagCTATATATTCTGTGGACGAG GTTCTGAATATGCGTCCTATCAAGAACCAAGCCGTGAAATTCATGAAACACAAGCTGATCCATATGATCACATATATCAGAATTTACCAAGTGGTAATCATGTCTTGGATGCAGTACCTAATTGCAACCATTGCGGCGCAAAAAGGTTTCAGTATGAGAAACCAACATTTTGTTGTATGGGAGGCAGAGTCATGATAGTAACTCCAAGTGTTCCTGACGAACTGCGTCGATTGTACACAAGTGAAGATCCAGAAGCTAAGTTTTTCCAAGATAATATACGGTACTTCAATTCACACTTTTCGTTTACCTCTCTTGGTGTTATGTTAGACCAGCGATACTGCAATAAAAGGTCTGGAGTTTACACTTTCCGTGCACAAGGTCAAATGTATCATGGAATTGACCAATTGGTTCCAACAGGGGATGGCCCCAAACATCTACAACTATACTTTTATGACACTGATCTGGATTTGCAACATAGATTCCGACACTCCCCTAATCTTGATAGAGTTCTAATCAGAAAGTTGACGCACATACTTTCACATAATAATCCTTATGCCCAAGCATTTCAAAGCCTTGGTTCAGTCTCAAATCTCGATGAATATCGAATTGAGCTTAACACAGACATTTGTTTAGATCAACGAGTATATAATGCACCCACTACGTCACAAGTAGCAGCAATCTGGGTAGAGGGAAATAATCCACAAGGTCACTTTGAGAGGAGTATAATTGTATATGGTAAATCAGATAAGCCACAATACATAAAAGCATACCAAGGTTGCTACGATCCACTGTCATACCCACTTTTCTTCCCGAATGGGGAAGTTGGTTGGAACCTGAATATACCGAAAGTTGGAAAAAATGCAACTCTTAAAAGCCATCAAGTAAATGACCTCGATGAAGAAGGTAAATAG